The Stigmatella aurantiaca genome includes the window TGTCGGGCTGGGAGATGGCCGAGGCGAGCGAGAAGAGGGGCAGCTTGCGCTCATGCAGCAGCCGCAGGTCTCCCTCCACGCTGCCGCCCCGCTGCGCCACCACCTTGGCCAGCAGCGACGCACCCTCGGGACGGGTGCGCAGCTCCTGCGCCCACGCGCGGTCGATCAGCGCCTGGAGCTGCGTGAAGGGGGTGCTCTCCACGCACGCCTTCAGCGCCGACCAGGCATTCTCCCGGGACACCGGCAGGTACCGGCGCGCCTGCCGCTCGCAGACGGCGGGGTTGGGAAACTGCGCCGCGAACGCCTTGGCGTCGAACCCCTCTGCCGTGGGCGCCATCCTCCCGGCGCCCGGCGCGGAGGCACGTCCCTCCTCGGGGAGCAGCTCGGCGGACCGCGAGCTGGCGCACCCACCGCCGAGCGCGCCCAGCAACAACCATCCCCACATGCGCGTCATGGCGTCCCCTTCTCGTAGGCCTTGGCCACGGTGGACCGCATCTGAGCCTCCTGCAGCACCCCGGCGAGTGCGCGGTAGCAGGCCCTCGCGTCGGGGGCGAAGCGCCCCTTGGCATCCACCAGCACGGTCTCTTCCAGGGCGCAGCGCTCCTCGGCAACGGCCAGGGTCCTGCGCTCACAGACGGCGGCGATGGAGCGGTCGCCGGAGCTCCCCTCGTCCGAGGAGGACCGGGACGCCTCGGCGCACAGCTTCCGCGCCAGCTCCTGGACGAGCCGGACATTGGAGGCACCCTGCTCGCGGGTGGGCTCGGCGGAGGTCAACTCCGCCTCGAAAACGCACTCCCGGCCGGCCCGCAGGGTGTCTACCGTGCAGGACCAGGCCGTCGGGGTCTCGTCCGCCACGGGAGGGGCGTCGAGGGCTTGAGGGGATACGGACGAAGCGCCGTCATTCGGCGCCGCGCCCAGGATGAGGGACAGGAACACGGCGGTCAGCATGGGGGCCTAGCGTAGAACCGGTTCCGCCCAGGCTCAATCGGGGGCGGGGCGGACTGTCCTGCGCCCCGCATCGCCCAGGAGTTCTTTTCCCTACCCCTTGCCGCCTGGATTAGATCCCCGGGGATGCGGTGCTTCCCTGCCCTTCCTGCGTTGCTCTCGCTCTGGATGCTCCTCCTGCCGGCGTGCAAACGCTCCGAGCCCGCCCCGGCAGGCGGAGCCCCGATGGACCGGAACCTCACGGTGAAGGGCTCGGACACCATGGTGCTCCTGGGCCAGCGCTGGGCCGAAGCCTTCATGAAGGTGAACCCCGACATGTCGGTCCAGGTGACAGGAGGGGGCTCGGGCACGGGGCTGGCGGCCCTGGTCAACGGCACCACGGACATCGCCCTGTCCAGCCGGTCCATCAAGCCGTCCGAGGCCCAGCAGGTCCAGGCGCGCCACCGCACGGAGGCCCGGGAAATCCCCGTCGCCCGCGATGGGGTGACGTTCTACGTCCACGAGTCCAACCCCGTCAGCGCGCTGTCGGTGGCCCAGCTCAAGGCCATCTACCTGGGAGACCTCACCCGCTGGAGCCAGGTGGGCGGACTCGACGAGCCCATCGTCCTGCACTCCCGGGAGAACTCCTCCGGCACCTACGTCTTCGTGAAGGAGCGCGTCCTGGGAGACGAGGACTTCGCCCCCTCCACCCTGTCCCTGCCCGGCACCGCGGCGCTGGTGAACGCGGTCTCCAAGGAGAAGAACGGCCTCGGCTTCGGCGGGGCCGCCTATGCCAAGGGCATCAAGGAGTTGAACATCCTGGAGGGGGGCCGGCCCATCGCCCCGTCCGCCGAGAACATCCAGAGCGGTCAATACCCCCTTTCCCGGGATCTCTTCTTCTACACCCGGGGCCCCCCCGGCGGAGTCACCCAGGCCTTCATCGATTTCGCGCTCTCCCCGGAGGGCCAGCAACTCGTTACCCAGGTGGGCTACTACCCGGTGAAACAACGCTGAAACCGGCCCCCTGCCCACCCTGGGAGACAAGGTAGGCCCAGCACGGGAGTGAAACACGCAGGAGTCGTCATCATGGATCCACTCCTCCCACCCGGGCGGCTATAGTTCCGCGCCTCCGGAGGAGAAATGCGTCCGTCTCGAATGATGCGCGTAGTGGGGTTCAACGTCGATCGCGTGGTCTCGGAGGCCTCCACGGATCCCGAAGTGCTCCGGCTGGAAAATTTCGCGACGGATCTTCCGCCTCCGCCCGATGCCATCACGGCCACGCGCGAGGCGGTGGGCACCAGCGAGGCCAACAGCTACGTGCCGTTCACGGGCACCGCGGGCCTGCGCCAGGCGGTGGCCGCGCGCCTCAAGCGCCAGAGCAACCTCTCGTATGATCCGGACCGGCAGATCGTCATCACCGCCGGCGGCACGCAGGGGCTCATCTCCGCGCTGCTGGCCGTCATCGAGCCGGGCGACGAGGTGCTGCTGACGGACCCGACGTACGCGGGGATGATTCACCGGGTCACCTTCGCCGGCGGCGTGCCGATGTTCGTGCCCATGAAGGTGGTGGACAAGCGCTGGCGGCTGGACCTGGACATGCTGCGCGCCATGGTGACGAGCCGCACCCGGGCCATGGTGCTGTCCAACCCGGGCATGCCCTCGGGGCACGTGCTGTCGGAGGCCGAGTGGCTCGCCATCCGCGAGCTGTGCGTCACGCGCAACCTGTGGCTGCTGTACGACGCCGCCCTCGAGGGCGTGCTCTATGACGGGCTGCCCCTGCGCCACCCCGCCTCGCTCACGGGCATGCCGGAGCGCACGCTCATCATCGGCTCCATCTCCAAGGAGTACCGGATGATCGGCTGGCGCATCGGCTGGATCGCCGGTCCGCCCAAGGTCATGGCGGACGTCTTCTACACGCACAGCTACCTGGTCATCGCCCCGCCGGGCATCTCCCAGAAGGGCGCCGAGGTGGCGCTGCGCACCGAGAACTCCGGCGTCCCGGCGGCCATCGCCGAGTGGAA containing:
- a CDS encoding phosphate ABC transporter substrate-binding protein, which gives rise to MRCFPALPALLSLWMLLLPACKRSEPAPAGGAPMDRNLTVKGSDTMVLLGQRWAEAFMKVNPDMSVQVTGGGSGTGLAALVNGTTDIALSSRSIKPSEAQQVQARHRTEAREIPVARDGVTFYVHESNPVSALSVAQLKAIYLGDLTRWSQVGGLDEPIVLHSRENSSGTYVFVKERVLGDEDFAPSTLSLPGTAALVNAVSKEKNGLGFGGAAYAKGIKELNILEGGRPIAPSAENIQSGQYPLSRDLFFYTRGPPGGVTQAFIDFALSPEGQQLVTQVGYYPVKQR
- a CDS encoding pyridoxal phosphate-dependent aminotransferase, with the translated sequence MRPSRMMRVVGFNVDRVVSEASTDPEVLRLENFATDLPPPPDAITATREAVGTSEANSYVPFTGTAGLRQAVAARLKRQSNLSYDPDRQIVITAGGTQGLISALLAVIEPGDEVLLTDPTYAGMIHRVTFAGGVPMFVPMKVVDKRWRLDLDMLRAMVTSRTRAMVLSNPGMPSGHVLSEAEWLAIRELCVTRNLWLLYDAALEGVLYDGLPLRHPASLTGMPERTLIIGSISKEYRMIGWRIGWIAGPPKVMADVFYTHSYLVIAPPGISQKGAEVALRTENSGVPAAIAEWKARRDLMLEQLEGLPVVIPDGGWSLLLDAHALGYSATDAASILLTQAKVAATPMTNWGSSVAERYIRLVFSFEPQERLKLLRERLRRTSLLP